The following proteins are encoded in a genomic region of Opitutus sp.:
- a CDS encoding ATP-binding protein, protein MAGFRLKYLKLGYLLRHHGELTAEAAKARCSHAEFLRRLVQAETQDRQIRALERRIQAARFPVKKTVDQFQWDWPKELNEAQVRHLFELGFVKERTNVVFCGGVGLGKTHLASALGYAACQAGYTVLFTTAVDAINALVTAQSLHRLQAELKRYMTPAVLVLDEVGYLPLDKSGADLLFQIVSQRYERGSLIVTTNKAYKHWAGIFNNDAGITAAILDRLLHRAQTVVIEGKSYRMKDRLADEPAS, encoded by the coding sequence ATTGCCGGATTTAGGCTCAAGTATCTGAAACTCGGTTACCTGTTGCGTCACCACGGCGAACTGACCGCCGAGGCGGCCAAGGCGCGCTGTTCGCACGCCGAATTTTTACGCCGACTGGTGCAGGCCGAGACCCAGGACCGCCAGATCCGGGCGCTGGAGCGGCGTATCCAGGCGGCGCGCTTCCCGGTCAAGAAAACCGTCGACCAGTTCCAGTGGGACTGGCCCAAGGAGTTGAACGAAGCGCAGGTGCGGCACCTCTTCGAACTGGGCTTTGTGAAGGAGCGCACCAACGTGGTGTTTTGCGGTGGTGTGGGGCTTGGGAAGACACATCTCGCGAGCGCGTTGGGCTACGCGGCCTGCCAGGCGGGTTACACGGTGCTGTTTACGACGGCGGTGGACGCGATCAACGCCCTGGTCACCGCCCAGTCCCTGCACCGGTTGCAAGCCGAGTTGAAGCGTTACATGACCCCTGCGGTGCTCGTGCTCGATGAGGTCGGCTACCTGCCGCTCGACAAGTCGGGGGCCGACCTGCTCTTCCAGATCGTCAGCCAACGCTACGAACGCGGCTCGCTGATCGTCACCACCAACAAGGCCTACAAACACTGGGCAGGGATCTTTAACAACGACGCTGGCATCACCGCGGCGATCTTGGACCGCCTGCTGCACCGCGCTCAGACCGTCGTCATCGAGGGCAAATCCTACCGCATGAAAGACCGCCTGGCCGACGAACCCGCAAGCTGA
- a CDS encoding HigA family addiction module antidote protein — MSKHLNVHPGELLREDFLIPMGITPYRLAKDAKLPQQRVNEIVNEKRGISAETDLHLCAYFGLNPGYWLRVQLAYDLREAINTVGDKIKATVQPLKAA; from the coding sequence ATGAGCAAACACCTCAACGTCCATCCCGGTGAACTCCTCCGTGAAGATTTTTTGATTCCGATGGGAATCACACCCTATCGCTTGGCTAAGGACGCCAAGCTCCCGCAACAGCGCGTCAATGAAATCGTAAACGAGAAACGCGGCATCTCTGCGGAAACCGACCTCCACCTATGCGCTTATTTTGGCCTCAATCCGGGTTACTGGCTCCGCGTTCAGTTAGCCTATGATCTTCGTGAAGCGATCAATACCGTTGGTGACAAGATCAAGGCAACCGTTCAGCCGCTCAAGGCCGCGTGA
- a CDS encoding transposase: MPPFLPPEKAHPEGESENPDHKATPSDAAEVLIVDTPGGRFRAQFAPELPVSPLGALVFFTQYLCATGGFEALVADTPLCYSSNRAHRPRDVIGTLLLGMLSGHYRYAHLAALRGDDIAPSLLGLKSIVSEDCVRRALARIGAEQGQDWLRRHLDQTCHGFLDNQWILDIDVTIKPIYGRQEGASIGYNPQKPGRPSHAYHTYWIATLRLCLDVEVHPGDQSAAGHGFAGLWALIDRLPAERRPHLLRGDCAYGQEALLSEAEARKLNYLFKLRRTAKARELVAALERTTTTAWTDAGQGWQGCESCLRLQGWNRARRVVVLRRRLNDQRHPRARRRLVREQADHALLLNIPDAAACEPIIYEHQILVTSLPYEILTLATLYRERGGAENPFDELKNQWSWSGFTSQELNSCQHAARLAALVYNWWTLYHRLLQPGQHHEAVSTRPRLLCGATRQSEHSGQRRLDVRLSHAEAPRLSELITKLARWLHGILHNAEQWSVAQRWGQIVARILQENFPVLGPEPPLATAPS, from the coding sequence ATGCCGCCGTTTTTACCGCCGGAAAAAGCTCACCCCGAGGGTGAGTCAGAAAACCCTGATCACAAGGCAACGCCAAGCGATGCCGCCGAGGTGTTGATTGTGGATACACCCGGAGGACGTTTTCGTGCGCAGTTCGCCCCAGAGTTGCCGGTGAGCCCCTTGGGGGCACTGGTGTTTTTCACGCAGTACTTGTGTGCGACAGGAGGCTTCGAGGCACTGGTTGCGGACACGCCGCTTTGTTACAGCAGCAACCGCGCACACCGCCCTCGCGACGTGATTGGAACCCTGCTTTTGGGGATGCTCTCCGGGCACTATCGCTACGCGCACCTCGCGGCCCTGCGCGGCGACGACATTGCCCCGAGCCTGCTCGGACTTAAGTCGATTGTCAGCGAGGATTGTGTGCGCCGGGCGCTGGCTCGCATCGGTGCCGAGCAGGGGCAGGACTGGTTGCGGCGTCACCTCGACCAAACCTGTCATGGGTTTTTGGATAACCAGTGGATCCTCGACATCGATGTCACCATCAAGCCCATCTATGGACGTCAGGAAGGTGCCAGCATCGGCTATAACCCGCAAAAGCCCGGACGCCCCAGCCACGCCTACCACACCTACTGGATCGCCACCTTGCGCCTGTGTCTGGACGTGGAGGTGCACCCCGGCGATCAATCCGCCGCCGGACATGGTTTTGCGGGGCTGTGGGCGCTCATCGACCGACTGCCAGCCGAGCGCCGGCCCCATCTTTTGCGCGGTGACTGCGCCTATGGCCAGGAGGCGCTGCTCAGTGAAGCTGAAGCGCGTAAACTCAACTATTTGTTCAAACTGCGCCGCACCGCCAAGGCCCGCGAGCTGGTGGCCGCGCTTGAACGCACCACCACCACCGCTTGGACCGACGCCGGACAAGGCTGGCAGGGCTGCGAAAGCTGCCTGCGCCTGCAAGGCTGGAACCGGGCCCGACGTGTGGTGGTCTTGCGCCGTCGCCTCAACGACCAACGCCACCCCCGGGCCCGCCGCCGCCTCGTGCGCGAGCAAGCCGACCACGCTTTGCTGCTGAACATCCCCGACGCGGCCGCCTGCGAGCCGATCATCTACGAACATCAGATCCTCGTTACGAGCCTGCCCTACGAGATCCTTACCCTTGCCACCCTGTATCGGGAACGTGGGGGCGCGGAAAACCCCTTCGACGAGCTCAAGAACCAGTGGAGCTGGTCGGGGTTTACCTCCCAGGAGCTAAACTCCTGTCAGCACGCCGCGCGTTTGGCCGCACTGGTTTACAACTGGTGGACGCTCTATCACCGCCTGCTTCAACCCGGTCAGCACCACGAGGCGGTGAGTACACGTCCCCGTCTGCTCTGCGGAGCGACCCGGCAGAGCGAACACTCCGGTCAACGCCGCCTGGACGTGCGCTTGAGCCATGCCGAGGCACCTCGCCTGAGTGAACTCATCACAAAGTTGGCCAGATGGTTACATGGTATCCTTCATAATGCGGAGCAATGGAGTGTCGCCCAGCGCTGGGGGCAAATCGTAGCGAGGATTTTACAGGAAAACTTCCCTGTACTCGGCCCTGAACCGCCTTTGGCCACCGCCCCAAGCTGA
- a CDS encoding IS21 family transposase: MIDYELYCRIKQAEAAGHSAPQIARSLQLHVQTVRRWQAQEKYVRSQAAQVPRPSKLDVHKPAIARWLEAHPFTAMQLWQKVRERGYTGGYSILKDYVRRVRPRNLEAFLTLKFAPGQTAQVDWGSFGAVEVDGTRRALSFFVMVLGYSRFLHVEFTLGQGQEWWLGCHRRAFEKLGGVPREVMVDNCKTAVLSHVPGTDPVYNAQYLDFARHYGFTIKACGLGHPQSKGMVENAVGYVKKSFLGGRQMNGFTELGPAASLWLETVANVRVHAETQGRPVDRLPEERAALLPLNPVASPAVRTLSVRASRRCRVSIETNRYSVPTKFAGALLTAQIEGAQVRFYADRTLVAEHARSFARRADVENPEHVRELEERKRQGARQRLRLRFLELSPAAPAYQRGLEERRLNAGHHLATIVGLVALYGTEAVGRAIESAHELGAYSSDYILNLLEQRARALPQAGPIHLTRADALAALELELRPPDLSPYTQ; encoded by the coding sequence GTGATCGATTACGAACTGTATTGCCGGATAAAACAGGCGGAGGCGGCCGGTCACAGTGCGCCGCAAATCGCCCGCTCGCTCCAGTTGCACGTGCAGACGGTGAGGCGCTGGCAGGCGCAGGAAAAGTACGTGCGCAGCCAGGCCGCGCAGGTGCCTAGGCCAAGCAAGCTCGACGTGCACAAGCCGGCGATCGCGCGGTGGCTGGAGGCCCATCCGTTCACCGCCATGCAGCTCTGGCAAAAGGTGCGCGAGCGGGGGTACACGGGCGGGTATTCAATTTTGAAAGACTACGTGCGGCGGGTGCGGCCGCGGAACCTGGAGGCGTTTCTTACCCTCAAGTTTGCCCCCGGCCAGACCGCGCAGGTGGACTGGGGCAGTTTTGGCGCGGTGGAGGTGGACGGCACCCGGCGGGCTTTAAGTTTTTTCGTCATGGTTTTGGGGTACAGCCGGTTCCTGCATGTGGAATTTACCCTCGGGCAGGGCCAGGAGTGGTGGCTGGGCTGTCACCGGCGCGCCTTTGAAAAACTCGGCGGGGTGCCGCGCGAGGTGATGGTGGACAACTGCAAGACGGCCGTCCTCTCGCATGTGCCCGGGACCGACCCGGTGTACAACGCCCAGTACCTGGACTTTGCCCGGCACTACGGGTTTACGATAAAAGCGTGCGGGCTGGGGCATCCGCAGTCCAAGGGCATGGTGGAAAACGCGGTGGGTTACGTGAAAAAAAGCTTCCTTGGCGGGAGGCAGATGAATGGGTTTACCGAGCTGGGGCCGGCCGCCAGCTTGTGGCTGGAAACGGTGGCCAACGTGCGCGTTCACGCTGAAACCCAGGGCCGGCCGGTGGACCGGCTGCCCGAGGAGCGCGCTGCGCTCCTGCCGCTTAACCCGGTGGCCAGTCCGGCGGTGCGCACCTTAAGCGTGCGGGCGTCGCGGCGGTGCCGGGTGAGTATCGAAACGAACCGCTACTCGGTGCCCACGAAGTTTGCCGGGGCGCTACTCACCGCGCAGATCGAGGGGGCGCAGGTGAGGTTTTATGCGGACCGCACCCTGGTGGCCGAGCATGCCCGCAGTTTTGCCCGCCGCGCCGATGTGGAAAACCCCGAGCATGTGCGCGAACTCGAGGAGCGCAAACGGCAGGGGGCGCGGCAGCGCCTGCGGCTACGGTTTTTGGAACTGAGCCCGGCGGCACCCGCCTACCAACGGGGGCTGGAGGAGCGCCGACTCAACGCGGGACACCACCTGGCGACTATCGTGGGTTTGGTGGCCCTGTATGGAACGGAGGCAGTCGGCCGGGCGATCGAAAGCGCCCATGAACTCGGCGCCTACTCCAGCGATTACATCCTCAACTTGCTCGAACAACGCGCGCGGGCCTTGCCGCAAGCCGGGCCGATCCACCTCACCCGCGCCGACGCGTTGGCCGCACTGGAACTCGAACTGCGTCCCCCGGATTTAAGCCCCTATACCCAATGA
- the yjjJ gene encoding type II toxin-antitoxin system HipA family toxin YjjJ — protein sequence MPRPLQLDPNALLLRLQSQGPLTAQALADAVGVDRSRVSRGLTALGAPIVRLGVTRGARYALRRPVRGLGDTFLIRRIDAEGRAQDWAELTTLHGGWRVAWAHPQNVPAWADARLLSLGGWSEGFPFFLSDIRPQGYLGRALGRGLPQALGLDTDPRNWGDDDTLVYLQSEGEDLPGDLVVGDFPLRRIQERMLQPAPYHLGAADRAEHYPLNAISVLAPRGGSSVEGEQPKFLATLAGANAPEHVIVKFTDTLSTPTGRRWADLLVGEAHALAVLHENGESHAAPRLLDAGERLFFEAPRFDRVGAHGRRGVVSLRALHDAFPGPDANAWLPVAANLMASGLIDAAALRSIRLRHAFGMLTGNSDMHLGNLAFWLEDTLPLRLAPAYDMLPMLWAPVAGNATPLPVFAPALPLPAELEWWRPAAGWAADFWQRVATDQRVSPGFARIAREAGETVGRLRAHFGIG from the coding sequence ATGCCCCGGCCTCTTCAACTAGATCCCAACGCCCTCTTGCTCCGGCTCCAGTCACAGGGGCCGCTAACGGCGCAGGCGCTCGCCGACGCCGTCGGGGTTGATCGTTCCCGCGTTTCTCGGGGGCTCACGGCCTTGGGCGCGCCCATCGTGCGACTCGGCGTTACGCGCGGTGCCCGTTATGCGCTGCGCCGACCTGTGCGCGGCCTCGGCGATACGTTTTTGATTCGGCGTATCGACGCTGAGGGCCGCGCCCAAGACTGGGCCGAACTCACCACACTGCATGGTGGGTGGCGCGTAGCTTGGGCCCATCCGCAAAACGTACCCGCTTGGGCGGACGCCCGGCTGCTTTCGCTCGGGGGATGGAGCGAGGGTTTTCCCTTCTTCCTGAGCGACATCCGCCCACAAGGCTACCTCGGCCGCGCCTTAGGTCGCGGGCTACCGCAGGCGCTCGGCCTCGATACCGATCCACGCAATTGGGGCGACGACGATACACTCGTGTACCTTCAATCCGAAGGCGAAGACCTGCCAGGCGATCTTGTTGTGGGCGATTTTCCGCTGCGCAGGATTCAAGAACGAATGCTGCAACCCGCACCGTACCACCTCGGCGCGGCGGATCGGGCGGAACACTATCCGCTCAACGCCATATCCGTGCTCGCTCCGCGCGGCGGCTCTTCCGTTGAAGGCGAACAGCCCAAGTTTCTCGCGACGTTGGCCGGTGCGAATGCCCCGGAGCACGTCATCGTCAAGTTCACCGATACGCTGTCCACCCCAACAGGCCGCCGTTGGGCCGACCTGCTCGTGGGCGAGGCGCATGCGCTGGCCGTGCTTCATGAAAACGGCGAAAGCCATGCGGCCCCCCGACTGCTTGACGCGGGTGAACGGCTTTTTTTTGAAGCCCCCCGCTTCGACCGCGTTGGTGCGCACGGACGACGCGGCGTCGTATCCCTGCGAGCGTTGCACGATGCTTTCCCCGGACCCGATGCGAACGCCTGGCTGCCCGTCGCCGCGAACCTCATGGCGAGCGGCTTAATTGATGCCGCAGCGCTACGCTCGATCCGCCTGCGCCACGCGTTCGGGATGCTGACCGGCAATAGCGACATGCATTTGGGGAACCTCGCCTTCTGGCTTGAAGATACGCTGCCCCTGCGGCTCGCGCCCGCTTACGACATGTTGCCCATGTTGTGGGCACCGGTCGCCGGCAACGCCACGCCGCTCCCCGTGTTTGCACCCGCGCTCCCCTTGCCCGCCGAACTTGAGTGGTGGCGGCCGGCCGCAGGCTGGGCCGCAGATTTTTGGCAACGGGTCGCGACCGATCAGCGGGTGTCGCCGGGGTTTGCCCGGATCGCCCGCGAGGCCGGCGAAACGGTCGGTCGCCTCCGGGCCCATTTCGGCATCGGTTGA
- a CDS encoding plasmid recombination protein, whose product MANPHYCILIIKKQRGDNLSKVDQHNARSVPTPNADMSMVDGVRILRFRGNSTSEAVAKRVAQAGAKLPSHNCYVAFEVIVSLSPNAPLAPSDEVFSARSLAFLDAEFGTENVVSVWFHRDEKSPHIHAIVVPIAEGLPRGRPTFGAAPKVVSVVSWNRFSGSYKRMMRKGAGPVEAHNTTMKAWQTHWAHVWSDHDYRRGIPCKRTVLPIKDVQMQTAAIHDMAGMAQVDFIRGIEALKVDPSLSPEAGLKVVIEQTKTLIQASFVGVIQPLVELASRGVQLEVERESRAELGDRNQRLDAELSDALKANVALHQEARDLGVHVQELKDENESLKCSINMRKDGVVADWVDEMTDSELREWVLAELGRREQDRRGPHGHQTRPPLSDPGISPNPSGAPSH is encoded by the coding sequence ATGGCCAATCCACATTATTGCATCTTGATCATCAAAAAACAGCGCGGCGACAACCTTTCAAAAGTCGACCAGCACAACGCCCGATCCGTGCCTACACCCAACGCGGACATGAGCATGGTCGACGGCGTTCGGATTCTCCGATTCCGGGGTAATTCTACCAGTGAGGCTGTTGCAAAACGCGTAGCGCAAGCGGGGGCAAAGTTGCCAAGTCATAACTGTTATGTCGCCTTTGAGGTGATCGTTTCGTTGAGTCCAAACGCGCCTTTGGCGCCCTCTGATGAGGTGTTTTCTGCTCGTTCGTTGGCGTTTTTAGACGCTGAATTTGGCACCGAAAATGTGGTTTCGGTTTGGTTTCATCGCGATGAAAAGTCCCCCCATATCCATGCGATCGTCGTACCAATTGCGGAGGGACTGCCACGTGGTCGACCCACTTTCGGTGCAGCCCCAAAGGTGGTTTCAGTAGTGAGTTGGAACCGCTTTTCGGGGTCGTATAAGCGGATGATGCGGAAGGGGGCAGGGCCCGTTGAGGCTCATAATACCACAATGAAAGCGTGGCAAACTCACTGGGCCCATGTGTGGTCAGACCATGATTACCGGAGGGGAATTCCGTGCAAAAGAACCGTACTCCCAATAAAGGACGTGCAAATGCAAACCGCGGCCATTCATGACATGGCGGGCATGGCGCAGGTCGACTTTATCCGAGGCATCGAAGCACTCAAAGTAGATCCTTCACTGAGCCCCGAAGCCGGGCTCAAGGTGGTTATCGAGCAGACGAAGACTTTGATTCAGGCCTCCTTTGTTGGTGTCATCCAGCCCCTGGTAGAGCTCGCCTCACGGGGCGTGCAGCTGGAGGTGGAGCGAGAGTCTCGCGCTGAACTCGGTGATCGGAATCAGCGGCTTGACGCGGAGCTTAGTGATGCCCTCAAAGCTAATGTTGCGCTGCATCAGGAGGCGCGCGATTTGGGTGTACACGTTCAGGAATTGAAGGACGAAAATGAGTCTCTGAAGTGCTCCATTAATATGCGCAAGGATGGGGTTGTAGCTGATTGGGTCGATGAAATGACGGACTCCGAATTGAGGGAGTGGGTGCTAGCTGAATTGGGCCGACGAGAGCAGGATCGGCGTGGTCCACATGGCCACCAAACAAGGCCTCCGCTAAGCGATCCCGGCATTTCGCCTAATCCCTCGGGTGCGCCCAGTCACTGA
- a CDS encoding type II toxin-antitoxin system RelE/ParE family toxin, translated as MIQSFADKPTESLWFGRRPPELPPVIHKTALKKLTQLHGASALDELRIPPGNRLEPLKGNRIGQHSIRVNDQYRVCFRWDAQSAHDVEITDYH; from the coding sequence GTGATTCAATCCTTTGCAGATAAACCAACCGAATCCCTATGGTTCGGACGCCGCCCGCCCGAACTGCCACCCGTAATCCATAAAACCGCACTCAAGAAGCTCACCCAGCTTCACGGTGCGTCCGCTCTCGACGAACTCCGTATTCCGCCCGGCAACCGACTGGAGCCATTAAAGGGCAACCGAATCGGCCAACACAGCATCCGAGTAAACGATCAATACCGAGTCTGCTTTCGGTGGGACGCTCAAAGCGCCCACGACGTAGAAATAACCGATTATCATTAA